The Ipomoea triloba cultivar NCNSP0323 chromosome 4, ASM357664v1 DNA segment ttatttaaaaaatttcaattagagcTTTtctaatgatatatttttatacattaattttattcgtataaaataaaaaagagaaaaataaatttaagttgaaaataTGAATTTAGGGAGAAAAGTTAagaattatttaatatattttgattgcGTCTTGagtttatattgatatatggaCTAATATAAGTTTATGTCTCTCCTACATGTACAgataatataattggattatcaaattaaagaaaattgcaattaaattattaaaatataaaacatcaCGTAATTGTTTGAAAAAATCCAGCAATTCTATTTCACTATATTTCTTATTGGGCCGTTAAGTCACCGTAATTTACTCTTACACTATCTTGTCGTTTGACTGGAAtgtcgcaaattatactgtggaccatatTCATGGCttatactgcagttgtgttgaacggatactgcatttgtgttgaaaagatactgcagttgtgtcgaaaggaaactgcagttatgcggaacagaggtcgttcatccgttcaacacaactacagtatccattcaacacaactgtagtatccgttcaacacaactgcagtatcggtttaacacaactatagttatagacggatgaaacggcctctgttccgcgcaactgcagttccctttcaatacaactgcagtatccgttcaacacaactgcagtatcagttcaacacaaatgTAGTATCATCCATGACCCATGgttcataatgcattgtggaccatggtccatagtataacgaTTGTCGGAATGTGGGGTCATAGGAGTTCGGGAATTTTGCATTTGTAGGCAAATATATCTTCTGATTAATGATGACATGGCATTGAGGTGAAAATTGCTTAGTCAGATAAAGTCAAATCCTAATTATTAGTAGGAAAAccaccattaaaaaaaagagcTTGACATAGGCTCTCTTCTGATTAATGATGACATGGCATTGAGGTGAAAATTGCTGAGTCAGATAAAGTCAAATCCTAATTATTAGTAGGAAAaccaccattaaaaaaaaagaacttgaCATAGGCTCTCTTCTGATTAATGATGACATGGCATTGAGGTGAAAATTGCTGAGTCAGATAAAGTCAAATCTTAATTATTAGTAGGAAAaccaccattaaaaaaaaagaacttgaCATAGGCTCTCTTCTGATTAATGATGACATGGCATTGAAGTGAAAATTGCTGAGTCAGATAAAGTCAAATCCTAATTATTAGTAGGAAAaccaccattaaaaaaaaaagagcttgACATAGGCTCCTCTTCGACCTCATTGTGATCAATGAAGGAGCTCCTTCAATTCGTCCTGATTCCTCTTCATGAGTTCAAATGAAATGTGTCAATGAAGGGTTAAGCAAATTGCCATGTAACTGTTTTAACCCATTAATCACTTTGatgacattatttttaaaagagttaatatctaatttagtcttcgactacagttgtttttctcaatttagtcttaacaaaatttttgtaataattaagtCCTtcactttgatgattttactcaattgagCCACCTGTTAAGATAACTTGTTAATTTCACATCTAttaatacttaatttagtccttAACTATAGTAGTTTATCCAAGTTAGTCTTCAACTATAGTTGTTTTACTTAATTTtgtccttgactatagtgaattttttctatttattctTTGATTCTAATAGCCAAAGACTCAATTGAGTAAAACAATCAAAGTCAATGACGTAATTAAGCACAGAAGCCGTTTAacactaaatcgagaaaaatcaatatagttgaggactaaattaggtattaattcATTTTAAGAATGTAAAATAGTCTAATTTTGTCTGTTTTAATTcagtaatttaattacatatttttgtgTGCTTATTTAATCATTACTAAAAACAGAGGGAACATCAAGATCCATATTAGTAGGCCAGTTGCTATTTGACTATCACTTCGATTTTTTATTTGTCGGACTATTTGTAGGTAAAAGGATCATGCCATTCAAACACTAGCATGGCAATTCAATTCTATTACACTAGTATATTCCAACTTTTGGGTGTACAATGGGTCCACTGGCTCTTATAGATTAGAAGTTGCTTACTTAAAAAAGCAAGAATGCCTCTTCATAAAGTAGAGTTTTTACATCACCAAGTAATCAGCACATGCAAGGATGATCTAAAAGCAAAAGGGTTCATGCAACTAAAACTTTCGTAAATAATTAGTCTATtagccaattttagcttatttaatcactattaggtgtttggttaataagttttttgtaactccaaaatactaaaattcaaaatgctactcaaagcagccttttcaattaactttttgagaaaagaaattataccaaacagctatcagctaacagctaattttattaaacaactttctacaatccgccaatgttatcaattaatcataccttataatccaatcagctaacccaattagccaacaaccatttaccaaaccgGGCCTACACCTTTCTCCTACAAATAGTCTCAGGAATGGGAGCTGATCATCTATCACACAAAACTTTCATTATATTCATCAATCCATCATCTCtgcaatcttcttctccttctgtaGGAGGCATTGCAAGAAATTGAAGCAAGCTGGAAGATGAATCCACTGTTAGATGTAAGAATTCCAATCTGCTCTGCAGTTTCCTCATTTGGGAAGTCACAGAGAAGGCTTCTGGCTTGCCATGGAGCCCAATGCCATGCCCTGGCTTTGTCAAATGAACCTCCAAAGATCAGATTCAGTAAGTTCTATTCACTCTGAAGAAGAATAAATTAAAGCTGATAAAACCATTAAGACAAGAAGCTAATGAAATGCAAACAAATGCAGGTAGTAGAGCAGATTCAGTGGCTCACAGGATGAATAAATTTGCACAAGGCATCCGAGAACATGGTAAGTTggtaacattttctttttggttGTTCTTATTTATTAGGATAAAGcacttaccactacgccaaaagttatagctagtacgaaagatgcaactttatttccttatagattaccatcacattttcgagaagCTCTGTGCTGAATTTGGCCCTTCAttggcctctgcccaacaatcacCTGGCCACCATAGAATAGGCCGCCACCAATTCCCCCTCTCAGCAATTGTCAGTTTTAATTGCATGTTTGATACCaatttgttaggatcaaaccgcttcaaaagttatagctagtaatgaaggcgcaactttatttttttataaactgCCATTACATTTTTGAGAGGTTGGGTGCTGGATTTGGCCCTTCACCCGCCAAACAATCCCCAAGCCACCATAGAATTGGCCGCAACCAATTGCCCAACAATTTCCGCTCCCAGCACCTGTCAGTTTCAACGGCATGTTTGATACCAATTTGTTAGGATTAAACGCTTActactacgccaaaagttataggtAGTagcaaaaacataattttatttatttatagaccGCCATTGCATTTTCGAGAGATAAGGTGTTGGGCTTGGCCTTTCAccagcctccgcccaacaatcccctagccaccaatTACTAGACTTGGCCAACAATTAATTACAAACATTTAGAATAACTTTGGGTATATACCCAAGAGGCAAGATTATTCTAATGCTATTTATTTCACTCTGCAGTGAAATTAGGAAACAAGATTACTGAAACTGTAAAAGGGAAGTTGAGCCTTGGGAAGAAAATTCTCCAAGTAGGTGGGGTTAGCAAAATCTTCAAGTGGAATTTCAATGCTAAGGAAGGTGAAGAGCTTCTAAAGACTTGTCAGTGCTATCTATCAACAACATCTGGTCCCATTGCAGGCCTTCTCTTTATCTCCACTCACAAGATTGCTTTCTGTAGTGAGAGATCCATTaagctttcttcttcttcttcttcaagtggGAAATCGCTTAGAGTTCGTTACAAGGTCATGATCCCACTTAGAAAGATAAAGATTGCCCACGAGAGCCGTAATGTGAAGAAACCATCACAGAAGTACATACAAGTAGTTACTGAGGACAAGCATGAGTTCTGGTTCATGGGATTTTTAAATCATCAAAGAACATTGAAACATCTTAAGGAGGCAATATATCAGACCCAGTGCTAGCATGTGTTGTCATATATGACTTCAAACATTGTAAATAATCTTTGATTTGTATTGCATGTAAATGTGGAATGGAAAATATACATAAGTTTCAAAATCCAATTTGAAAGATTTAAGCCAGATCAATGATGCAGCTTTTAATTGTACAAACGTGTGTGTGATGCAAATGAGAACTCAAATAAATTTTTCTGTATGAGTTTGGTAttgatacaaaattttaaatatgtttacTTTGTGTGAGATCGTTAGACGGGTTGTGTCGggtcaatataaaaatttaatacttatactataatggcacgtttggttcgcggaataggcatgaaatggaatagcattcccagtaataggcaTACTCCGCTATTTGGTAAAACTTTCTATTCCCAAGAACAATGTTCCAAGGGAtaaggggaatagagattcctaggCCCCATAGGTATTAGGCTATTTCTAAGTCCTCGAGAAtagttattttcaattttacccCTTGGCGCGTTTTGGAGAAATATCTCCCTTTCCCCAAAAGGCTcctgtattattatttttttttaaaaaaaaacttataactAAGAACAATTAAGGATCCTTAAATGAATGagcttttggctctttaagACTTCCCATcctgttgttaatttcaaaagagaagcaacgcttctcttatatagaggagctcaaatgagctcATCTTCATAAGTTaccaatgtgggatcaaaaattgaaatttgtatttaaagaaattattatatatgtaattttgttttaatttgcattattattattattataattataattataatttttattttattattacataataataatattaatattaatattaataataacatgaatgtccttattattattatttttattttattattacataataataatattaatattaatattaatattaatattaataataacatgaatgtccttattattattactattattattgttattgttgttgttgttgttattattattattattattattattattattattattattattacatattttatacgggtatttatgtataataataataataataataataataataataataataataaattttgtacaaggacatttatgtcttttaaatatatatttcatttctattcctttaaccaaccaaacgctggaatacaattcccaagtctattccttccgcgaaccaaacactggaatacaattcatattctatttctTACGTATTCCATTTCTTATgaaatagtattcctattcccttcaaattcattccgtgaaccaaac contains these protein-coding regions:
- the LOC116017399 gene encoding GEM-like protein 7 yields the protein MNPLLDVRIPICSAVSSFGKSQRRLLACHGAQCHALALSNEPPKIRFSSRADSVAHRMNKFAQGIREHVKLGNKITETVKGKLSLGKKILQVGGVSKIFKWNFNAKEGEELLKTCQCYLSTTSGPIAGLLFISTHKIAFCSERSIKLSSSSSSSGKSLRVRYKVMIPLRKIKIAHESRNVKKPSQKYIQVVTEDKHEFWFMGFLNHQRTLKHLKEAIYQTQC